A section of the Clostridium omnivorum genome encodes:
- the gyrA gene encoding DNA gyrase subunit A — MNNEGKVLSVDIKQEMKRCYIDYAMSVIVGRALPDVRDGLKPVHRRILYSMHELGLTPDKGYRKCAKVVGDVLGKYHPHGDTAVYDALVRLAQDFSIRYTLVDGHGNFGSVDGDGAAAMRYTEAKMDKITLELLRDINKDTVDFIPNFDGEEKEPVVLPSRFPNLLVNGSAGIAVGMATNIPPHNLGEVIDGVLMLIENPETTVVELMTHIKGPDFPTAGIIMGTNGIREAYETGRGKVIVRAKTEIEEEKGRHKIIVNELPYQVNKAKLVENIAELVKDKKIEGISDLRDESDREGMRIVIELKKDANANVILNQLYKHTKLQDTFGIIMIALVNGEPETLNLKQVLVHYLDFQKEVIRRRTKFELDKAAARAHILEGLRIALDHIDEVISLIRSSKTAEEARNGLMSRFGLSEKQAQAILDMRLQRLTGLEREKIENEYNELMQLIARLKEILDKEELVLGIIRDELLEIRARFADERRTAIVKNHDEIDIEDLIQEQNVVITLTHAGYVKRIAEDTYTAQRRGGRGIQAMSTKEDDFVEHIFITSTHNNILFFTNMGRVYKLKGYEIPDAGRTAKGTNLVNLIPLNPDEKIQAVMPIREFEEDKFLVMATKQGVIKKTDLNGFSNIRKSGLIAINLREDDELIGIKLTDGNSNIIIVTQSGYSVRFNEEEVRPMGRSATGVKAITLREDDIAVSMCVVSEGEDVLVVSENGFGKRTSESEYPAHRRGGKGVITYKVTEKTGKIVGARIVKDGDELMLINSNGVAIRLNVSNISITGRNTMGVTLMKTTEEEKVVAIAKINSEDIDSEEESNIDEESNIQEEVILDSESQEETEE; from the coding sequence ATGAATAATGAGGGTAAGGTTTTATCAGTAGATATAAAACAAGAAATGAAACGCTGCTATATAGATTATGCTATGAGTGTTATTGTTGGGCGTGCATTACCTGACGTTAGAGATGGACTTAAGCCTGTACATAGAAGAATACTTTATTCTATGCATGAGCTTGGTTTAACTCCAGATAAGGGATATAGAAAATGTGCCAAGGTTGTTGGAGACGTTCTAGGAAAATATCACCCACATGGTGATACAGCAGTTTATGATGCACTAGTTAGATTAGCTCAGGACTTTTCTATAAGATATACTCTTGTAGATGGGCATGGTAATTTTGGTTCTGTTGATGGTGACGGTGCTGCAGCAATGCGTTATACAGAAGCTAAGATGGATAAAATTACACTAGAGCTTTTAAGAGATATAAACAAGGATACTGTAGATTTTATTCCTAACTTTGATGGTGAGGAAAAAGAACCTGTAGTACTTCCATCAAGATTTCCAAACCTTTTAGTTAATGGATCAGCTGGTATAGCTGTAGGTATGGCTACTAATATTCCGCCACATAACCTAGGAGAGGTTATTGATGGTGTATTGATGCTTATAGAAAACCCTGAAACAACAGTAGTAGAGCTTATGACCCACATAAAAGGACCAGACTTTCCTACAGCTGGAATAATAATGGGCACAAATGGCATAAGAGAAGCATATGAAACTGGAAGAGGAAAAGTAATAGTAAGGGCTAAAACTGAGATAGAAGAAGAAAAAGGAAGACATAAAATAATTGTTAATGAGCTTCCTTATCAGGTTAATAAAGCTAAGCTTGTAGAAAATATAGCTGAACTTGTTAAAGATAAAAAGATAGAAGGAATATCAGATCTTAGAGATGAATCAGACCGTGAAGGTATGAGGATAGTTATAGAGCTTAAAAAAGATGCAAATGCAAATGTAATTTTAAATCAGCTTTATAAGCATACTAAGCTTCAAGATACCTTTGGTATAATTATGATTGCTCTAGTTAATGGTGAACCTGAAACTTTAAATTTAAAACAAGTTTTAGTTCATTACCTAGACTTCCAAAAAGAAGTTATAAGAAGAAGAACTAAATTTGAACTTGATAAGGCTGCAGCAAGAGCTCATATCTTAGAAGGTTTAAGAATAGCACTTGATCATATAGATGAGGTAATAAGCCTTATTAGGTCATCTAAAACAGCTGAAGAAGCAAGAAATGGGCTTATGTCAAGATTTGGACTTTCAGAGAAGCAAGCACAGGCTATTCTTGATATGAGATTGCAAAGACTTACAGGTTTAGAAAGAGAAAAGATTGAGAATGAATACAATGAATTAATGCAGCTTATAGCGAGACTTAAAGAAATACTAGATAAAGAAGAGTTAGTTTTAGGAATAATTAGAGATGAATTGTTAGAAATAAGAGCAAGGTTCGCTGATGAGAGAAGAACTGCTATTGTAAAGAATCATGATGAAATAGACATAGAAGATCTTATACAAGAACAAAATGTAGTTATAACGCTTACTCATGCAGGATATGTAAAGAGAATTGCTGAGGATACTTACACTGCTCAAAGAAGAGGGGGTAGGGGTATTCAGGCTATGTCTACAAAAGAGGATGACTTTGTAGAGCATATATTTATTACTTCTACTCATAACAATATTCTATTCTTCACTAATATGGGGAGAGTGTATAAATTAAAGGGATATGAAATTCCTGATGCAGGAAGAACTGCTAAGGGAACTAATTTAGTTAATCTTATTCCTTTAAATCCTGATGAAAAAATTCAAGCTGTAATGCCTATTAGAGAATTTGAAGAGGATAAGTTCCTTGTGATGGCAACTAAACAAGGGGTAATTAAGAAAACTGATCTTAACGGATTCTCTAATATTAGAAAATCAGGACTTATAGCTATTAACCTAAGGGAAGATGATGAGTTAATTGGTATTAAGTTAACTGATGGAAATAGTAATATAATTATTGTTACTCAAAGTGGATATTCAGTAAGATTCAACGAAGAAGAAGTAAGGCCTATGGGAAGATCTGCCACAGGAGTTAAGGCTATAACTTTAAGAGAAGATGATATAGCAGTAAGTATGTGCGTTGTTTCTGAGGGAGAAGATGTACTTGTTGTAAGTGAAAATGGCTTTGGTAAGAGAACAAGTGAATCAGAATATCCTGCTCATAGAAGAGGCGGCAAAGGAGTAATTACCTATAAAGTAACTGAAAAGACCGGTAAAATTGTTGGAGCAAGAATAGTTAAAGACGGCGACGAATTAATGCTTATAAATAGCAATGGAGTAGCTATCAGATTAAATGTATCCAATATTTCAATAACTGGACGTAATACTATGGGTGTAACTTTAATGAAAACAACTGAAGAAGAAAAGGTTGTGGCTATAGCTAAAATAAATTCTGAAGATATTGATTCCGAAGAAGAATCAAATATTGATGAAGAATCAAATATCCAAGAGGAAGTTATTCTTGATAGTGAATCTCAAGAAGAGACAGAAGAATAA